In Candidatus Paceibacterota bacterium, a genomic segment contains:
- a CDS encoding glycerophosphodiester phosphodiesterase family protein codes for MINKNFIGDMKKKNTKVFVWTVNNPEDIQKMKLAGVDGIISDYPDRI; via the coding sequence TTGATAAATAAAAATTTTATTGGTGATATGAAAAAGAAAAACACGAAAGTATTTGTTTGGACGGTAAACAATCCTGAAGATATTCAAAAAATGAAATTGGCAGGAGTAGATGGTATAATATCTGATTATCCAGATAGAATATAA